One genomic window of Moorella glycerini includes the following:
- a CDS encoding TIGR04076 family protein, which translates to MATHQWIKPKPIKIVVERVTEHPERGVCHCHQVGQEYTFDFERCPVDFCAAAFHTLWPHLRVLELGGRHPWDAEEGVTYVACPDPNKPVIFKIVAGKK; encoded by the coding sequence ATGGCTACTCATCAATGGATTAAACCTAAACCTATCAAAATTGTAGTCGAACGAGTAACAGAGCATCCTGAACGAGGTGTTTGTCACTGTCATCAGGTAGGACAGGAGTATACCTTTGACTTTGAACGTTGCCCGGTAGATTTTTGTGCTGCTGCTTTTCATACTTTATGGCCTCATTTGCGGGTATTGGAATTAGGAGGCCGCCATCCTTGGGATGCTGAAGAGGGGGTTACTTACGTGGCCTGCCCCGATCCTAATAAGCCAGTTATTTTTAAGATTGTTGCCGGGAAAAAATAG
- a CDS encoding helix-turn-helix domain-containing protein, translating to MDEKDRENIALFRFSLIAPLLQGQVASRKAYLESITARPHEVPYYGLCDYSPQTIASWLRDYRREGFEGLKPKRRSDRGRPRALSPELQEQLLALRQEERSCPASVFYEQLVAKGVILPDAVSYATIYRFLKSRGLLGREMRREPERKRFAYDTVNTLWQGDVAAGPYLRVGNKKVATFLFAFIDDCSRLVTFAQFFTSEKFESLKVVFKEAILRRGIPQMVYVDNGKIYRSEQLQLACAALGIALINTKPYDPQSKGKIERFFLTVRQRFLPLVKDEHLKSLDNLNRSFWQWLEEDYHRQVHSALGMSPLDKFMSQFSQVKMVSDPAVLEPLFFKREERRVHHDATISINKRLFEVPPQFIGNRVEVRFDPEKLERVLIFVAGKEVAVAQPVALSVNARAKRESKLSFASLQGGGQN from the coding sequence ATGGACGAGAAGGACCGGGAAAATATCGCTCTTTTTCGCTTTAGCTTGATTGCGCCGTTGTTGCAGGGTCAGGTAGCCAGCAGGAAGGCCTACCTGGAGAGTATTACGGCCAGACCCCATGAAGTACCGTATTATGGCCTCTGCGACTATAGCCCCCAGACCATTGCCAGCTGGCTCAGGGATTACCGCCGCGAGGGGTTTGAGGGGTTAAAACCGAAAAGGCGTTCTGACCGGGGAAGGCCGCGGGCCTTATCCCCGGAGTTACAGGAGCAACTCCTGGCCCTGCGCCAGGAGGAGCGTTCCTGTCCGGCTTCTGTCTTTTATGAACAACTGGTGGCTAAAGGTGTTATTTTACCGGACGCCGTTTCTTACGCTACCATTTACCGTTTCCTGAAATCCAGGGGGCTTTTAGGCCGGGAGATGCGGCGGGAGCCGGAACGGAAACGCTTTGCCTATGATACGGTGAATACCCTCTGGCAGGGGGATGTGGCGGCCGGGCCTTACCTTCGCGTTGGCAACAAAAAGGTGGCTACTTTCCTCTTTGCTTTTATCGATGATTGTTCCCGCCTGGTGACTTTTGCCCAGTTTTTTACTTCCGAGAAGTTTGAGTCTTTGAAGGTGGTCTTCAAGGAGGCTATCTTACGCCGGGGCATTCCGCAGATGGTCTACGTGGATAATGGTAAAATCTATCGTTCGGAGCAGCTGCAGCTGGCCTGCGCGGCCCTGGGGATAGCCTTGATCAATACTAAACCCTATGACCCGCAGAGCAAGGGTAAGATCGAAAGGTTCTTCTTGACCGTCAGGCAGCGTTTCTTGCCCCTGGTTAAAGATGAACACCTTAAATCTCTGGATAACTTGAACCGCTCTTTCTGGCAGTGGCTGGAGGAAGATTATCACCGCCAGGTCCACAGTGCTTTGGGTATGAGCCCCCTGGATAAGTTTATGTCCCAGTTCAGCCAGGTTAAGATGGTGAGCGACCCGGCTGTTCTGGAGCCGCTTTTTTTCAAGCGGGAGGAACGGCGGGTACATCATGATGCTACTATCTCCATTAACAAGCGCCTTTTTGAGGTGCCGCCTCAATTTATCGGCAACCGGGTGGAGGTGCGCTTTGACCCGGAAAAACTGGAGCGGGTCTTGATTTTTGTGGCCGGTAAAGAGGTGGCGGTGGCACAGCCGGTGGCGCTCAGTGTTAACGCCCGGGCAAAGCGGGAGAGCAAACTTTCTTTTGCCAGCTTACAGGGAGGGGGCCAAAACTAG
- a CDS encoding ExeA family protein codes for MYQAFYGLKGAPFGKELKPQDAFLSCSLKETRARLEYLSRVRGMGVLVGEPGAGKTFALRVFCANLNPALFKVIYLPLATGTVMDFYRGLARGLGEEPSFRKIDLFHQIQQAVQVFFRDKKITPVFILDEMHLANPKFLLDLALLFNFAMDAFNPFILVLAGLPFLLSRLELNQTQSLAQRLVVRFQVEPLNREEVGAYLEHHLSLVGATRPLFEPPAVEAIASRSRGWPRLVNNLALTSLLWGAQLKAQLISADVVRQAAAEIGL; via the coding sequence ATGTACCAGGCTTTTTATGGCTTAAAAGGGGCTCCTTTTGGCAAGGAGCTAAAACCCCAGGATGCCTTCCTTTCCTGCAGTTTAAAAGAAACGAGGGCCCGGCTGGAGTATTTATCCCGCGTCCGGGGCATGGGGGTCCTGGTGGGAGAACCGGGAGCCGGTAAGACCTTTGCCTTGCGGGTCTTTTGTGCTAATTTAAACCCGGCCCTCTTTAAGGTTATTTATTTGCCCCTGGCCACAGGGACGGTCATGGATTTTTACCGCGGTTTGGCCCGGGGCCTGGGGGAAGAACCGTCTTTCCGCAAGATTGACCTTTTTCACCAGATCCAGCAGGCGGTCCAGGTGTTCTTCCGGGATAAAAAGATTACGCCCGTCTTCATCCTGGATGAGATGCACCTGGCTAACCCCAAATTCCTGCTGGACCTGGCCCTGCTCTTTAATTTCGCCATGGACGCCTTTAATCCTTTTATCCTGGTCCTGGCCGGCTTGCCTTTTTTGTTGAGCCGCTTGGAGTTGAACCAGACCCAGTCTCTGGCCCAACGCCTGGTGGTTCGCTTCCAGGTGGAACCTTTAAACCGTGAGGAGGTGGGCGCCTACCTGGAGCACCATTTATCCCTGGTGGGGGCTACCAGGCCTTTATTTGAGCCGCCTGCCGTCGAGGCCATCGCTTCTCGCTCCCGCGGCTGGCCGCGCCTGGTGAACAACCTGGCCCTGACTTCCCTCCTCTGGGGCGCCCAGCTTAAAGCCCAGCTGATTAGTGCTGATGTGGTCCGCCAGGCAGCTGCCGAAATTGGCCTCTAA
- a CDS encoding transposase — MREIVRQCVAAGLVKGDVLAADGTIVKARAAIKSLEAFTPQPLDKYLEELKKQDEKELEAITKSEDESEPPSGGEPPVRGQGQSDNKPEGQVLQDANPSRDLSARKAGDPDFHGEKFSNATHRSTTDPEARLFRKGPGKEAKLSYLAHNLLDVRSCVVVDAMATLANGALERAAALEMLKKASPLLSPLSPEEEKRFFLGDGNYTAGDFLAEVIALGYQPLVPMGNVQLEPLPTWKRRTYHLSTYSKRKERIRIARARNLARTLKQSREYRRTYRYRVRIEHTFAEAKEHHGLDRARSYGLAAVDEHVKMTAVVQNIKRLATWIWRRKKRAAKVMEMTRTAVAMLQERVATLQHLFLSCFRLRLALI, encoded by the coding sequence ATGCGCGAGATAGTGCGACAATGCGTTGCAGCCGGCTTGGTGAAAGGCGACGTGTTGGCCGCCGATGGCACCATTGTTAAAGCGCGGGCAGCGATAAAAAGCCTGGAAGCGTTCACCCCCCAACCGCTGGATAAATACCTTGAAGAACTCAAAAAACAAGATGAGAAAGAACTGGAAGCTATCACAAAATCAGAGGACGAAAGCGAACCCCCAAGTGGTGGTGAACCCCCGGTAAGGGGCCAGGGGCAAAGTGATAACAAGCCAGAAGGCCAAGTTTTACAAGACGCCAATCCTTCCCGGGATCTTTCCGCGAGGAAAGCAGGCGACCCGGATTTTCATGGGGAGAAGTTCAGCAACGCCACTCATCGTTCCACTACTGACCCCGAGGCCCGGCTCTTCCGCAAAGGTCCTGGTAAGGAAGCGAAACTCAGCTATTTAGCCCATAACCTGCTCGATGTTCGCTCGTGTGTTGTCGTCGACGCCATGGCCACACTGGCCAATGGAGCATTGGAACGGGCAGCCGCCCTGGAAATGCTGAAAAAAGCCAGTCCCCTTTTATCACCTTTATCCCCGGAAGAAGAAAAACGCTTCTTCCTGGGTGACGGCAATTACACCGCGGGAGATTTCCTGGCGGAAGTGATCGCATTAGGCTATCAGCCCCTGGTACCCATGGGAAACGTCCAGCTGGAGCCTTTGCCGACCTGGAAACGCCGGACCTATCACCTATCAACATATAGCAAGCGCAAAGAACGTATCCGGATAGCCAGGGCCAGGAACCTGGCCCGAACGTTGAAGCAAAGCAGGGAATACCGCCGTACCTATCGTTATCGTGTCCGTATCGAACACACCTTTGCAGAAGCCAAAGAACATCATGGCCTGGACCGGGCCAGGAGCTATGGCTTGGCTGCGGTAGATGAACATGTAAAGATGACTGCAGTGGTACAGAATATAAAACGTCTGGCCACCTGGATTTGGCGTCGGAAAAAACGGGCGGCAAAGGTCATGGAAATGACCCGAACTGCGGTAGCCATGCTGCAAGAAAGAGTGGCTACGCTCCAACACCTTTTTCTATCATGTTTTCGACTGCGGTTAGCTTTGATTTGA
- a CDS encoding amidohydrolase family protein → MLEIDLLLTAGNIYTLDANDTRYETGSIAINNGRIVAIGCSNELEEQYIAKEKINANGKYIFPGLINTHTHLFQTILKGFARDMNLNDWLNTVIRPYVPHINAEICYLSALVGCIEALHSGTTTILDYMYAHPRPYLSDAVLQAFEDVGIRGLLARGFSERLYGSNTTGGMAEKSEEFLADALRLRSKYGDRIWLAPTAIWNMTDAGLRMVRDFAQDYQIPITMHINETELDDVFCLEHYGQPALVYLEEMGFLKEHLLAVHCVHIDAAGATILKKYGVKISYNPVSNMILGSGALPLSLLKKYQLNVSLGTDGAASNDSLNMLETMKVAALLPKVIYHDPAVISAQDIVRMATIDGAKALGLGEEIGSLEPGKKADLIIYNPLQPQSFPMHDPLATLVYTSNPTNIDTVIINGKLVMANNRIVTLDEEKVLKEALIAVGQLIERV, encoded by the coding sequence ATGCTCGAAATTGATCTCTTACTTACAGCAGGTAATATCTATACTTTGGACGCCAATGACACCAGGTATGAAACAGGAAGCATTGCTATTAATAACGGTAGAATCGTAGCTATTGGTTGTAGCAACGAGCTTGAGGAACAATATATTGCCAAAGAAAAAATCAATGCTAACGGCAAATACATCTTTCCGGGCCTGATTAACACACACACCCATCTTTTTCAAACGATACTCAAGGGTTTTGCCCGGGATATGAATTTGAATGACTGGCTGAATACAGTGATTAGGCCTTATGTACCACATATTAATGCTGAAATTTGTTATTTATCAGCCCTGGTTGGATGTATAGAAGCTCTGCATTCAGGTACAACGACAATTCTAGATTATATGTATGCTCATCCCCGACCTTATCTCAGCGACGCTGTCCTGCAAGCCTTTGAGGATGTAGGTATCCGGGGTCTCCTGGCCCGGGGTTTTTCGGAAAGATTATATGGTTCCAACACGACTGGAGGTATGGCAGAAAAAAGCGAGGAATTTTTGGCCGATGCTTTACGCTTGCGATCAAAGTATGGCGATAGGATTTGGTTAGCCCCGACAGCGATCTGGAATATGACCGATGCAGGTTTGCGAATGGTGCGAGACTTTGCCCAGGACTATCAGATACCAATTACTATGCATATAAACGAAACTGAACTTGATGATGTTTTTTGCCTAGAACATTATGGCCAGCCAGCCCTGGTTTACTTAGAAGAAATGGGGTTCTTGAAAGAACATTTACTGGCGGTACACTGTGTTCATATTGACGCTGCCGGGGCTACAATCCTCAAAAAATATGGGGTTAAAATCTCCTATAATCCGGTTAGTAACATGATTTTAGGGTCCGGGGCGCTACCATTGTCTCTTTTAAAAAAATATCAATTGAATGTTAGCCTGGGTACAGATGGTGCTGCTAGCAACGATTCTCTCAATATGCTGGAAACTATGAAAGTGGCTGCATTATTACCAAAGGTTATTTATCACGACCCTGCGGTAATCAGTGCCCAGGATATTGTCCGAATGGCTACTATCGATGGAGCCAAAGCTTTAGGGTTAGGGGAAGAAATTGGCTCTCTGGAACCGGGGAAAAAGGCAGATCTAATTATTTATAATCCGTTACAACCCCAGTCTTTCCCCATGCATGATCCCCTGGCAACTCTGGTGTATACTTCAAACCCCACTAATATCGATACGGTAATTATTAATGGAAAATTAGTAATGGCTAATAATCGTATTGTTACCCTGGATGAGGAAAAGGTTCTCAAAGAAGCCTTGATTGCTGTAGGGCAGCTGATTGAAAGGGTGTGA
- a CDS encoding ABC transporter permease has translation MKSNVGTIIDHIWERTKANLYLPFLAVISALLIGSIVMVIVGYNPLVAYQAMFLGACGSKGSLSETLLKTIPLLFTGIGVAIAFKGRSFNIGAEGQFYMGALVVSWLGVVGKGIPAFLFIPMLLIVAFITGALYGALPGYLKARVGASEIVTTVMLNSIAIQLVSYMVQGPLQEPRHFYPETAEILNTAKLGIILPGTRLHAGLLLALLAAVLCYLLLYKTVLGYQIRAVGANAEAAEYAGINVKRNIVTTMALSGGLAGLAGAVEVMGVTWKLYQNISPGYGYTAIAVALLARENPLAVILSALLFGALNTGSNMMARSVNVPSVLSSLVQSLVIFFVVGYSVFEYKFAPNHKRSIAREEGLSV, from the coding sequence TTGAAGTCTAATGTTGGTACAATTATTGATCATATATGGGAAAGAACTAAAGCTAATCTTTATTTACCTTTTTTAGCAGTTATATCTGCCTTGCTGATAGGGTCTATTGTAATGGTAATTGTAGGATATAACCCTCTGGTAGCGTACCAAGCTATGTTTCTTGGTGCCTGCGGTAGTAAAGGTAGCCTGTCAGAAACCTTATTGAAAACTATTCCCCTTTTATTTACTGGTATAGGTGTTGCTATTGCTTTTAAAGGGCGCTCCTTTAATATCGGTGCTGAGGGCCAGTTTTATATGGGAGCCCTGGTAGTTAGCTGGCTGGGCGTTGTTGGTAAGGGCATTCCGGCTTTTCTTTTCATCCCAATGTTGTTGATAGTGGCTTTTATTACTGGTGCTCTTTATGGAGCTTTGCCAGGTTATCTTAAAGCACGTGTGGGTGCTTCAGAAATTGTAACAACTGTAATGTTGAATTCTATTGCCATTCAGCTTGTGTCTTATATGGTTCAAGGGCCGCTCCAGGAACCCAGACATTTTTACCCTGAAACGGCTGAAATCCTAAATACAGCTAAACTGGGAATTATTTTACCTGGTACAAGGTTACATGCTGGCTTATTGCTGGCTTTGTTGGCAGCCGTTTTATGCTATTTGTTGTTATACAAAACTGTATTGGGCTATCAAATCAGGGCTGTAGGGGCCAATGCCGAAGCGGCCGAATATGCCGGAATAAATGTTAAAAGAAATATTGTAACTACCATGGCATTAAGTGGCGGTTTAGCAGGTCTGGCAGGGGCTGTAGAAGTAATGGGAGTAACTTGGAAGCTATACCAGAATATTTCACCGGGATACGGCTATACAGCCATTGCAGTGGCTTTATTAGCACGGGAAAACCCGCTGGCGGTGATCCTATCAGCTTTGCTTTTTGGAGCCCTGAATACCGGCTCGAATATGATGGCGCGGAGTGTTAATGTACCTTCGGTTTTATCCTCGCTGGTGCAGTCCCTAGTAATATTCTTTGTTGTTGGTTATTCGGTTTTTGAATATAAATTTGCACCAAACCATAAGCGCAGTATTGCTCGGGAGGAGGGTTTGAGTGTCTGA
- a CDS encoding ABC transporter permease produces MSETYLNFAFIITVLQAAIRMSTPLIWATMGGIFSEKAGVLSIGMEGILLVGAFGGFIGAFYTGNLLLGVLIAMLAGGITAAIYGYLTVKIGGSQAVVGTALVLFAAGITGFLYRAIFGVSSNLTNVGMFSDLKIPVLSRIPYIGSILFEQNVLVYLGFMVVLITWFTLYRTAWGLEIRSIGEHPEAADTVGLNVNLYRNICVLISGLLGGIGGAYLSLANANTFVEMMSAEKGYMAFAIIILGKYNPLGALLGCLLFGFADALQLRLQASGINIPFQFLLMLPYVLTLGVTASAGRAEKPAALARPYKKN; encoded by the coding sequence GTGTCTGAGACTTATCTTAATTTCGCTTTCATTATAACTGTCCTTCAGGCGGCGATCCGAATGTCTACCCCTTTAATCTGGGCTACTATGGGAGGCATTTTCTCGGAAAAAGCCGGGGTTCTAAGCATTGGTATGGAGGGCATCCTTTTGGTGGGAGCCTTTGGAGGTTTCATAGGGGCTTTCTATACTGGGAATTTATTGTTGGGTGTCCTTATAGCAATGCTAGCCGGAGGGATAACTGCTGCTATCTATGGTTATCTAACAGTTAAAATAGGTGGTAGCCAGGCAGTAGTGGGAACAGCGCTTGTACTTTTTGCTGCTGGCATTACTGGTTTCTTATATCGGGCGATCTTTGGTGTCAGTAGTAATTTAACAAATGTAGGTATGTTTTCTGACTTAAAAATACCAGTATTAAGTCGCATTCCTTATATTGGGTCTATTTTATTTGAACAAAACGTCCTTGTTTATTTAGGCTTTATGGTTGTTCTAATAACCTGGTTTACCCTTTATCGTACAGCTTGGGGCCTGGAGATCCGTTCCATTGGCGAGCATCCAGAAGCAGCTGATACAGTGGGGCTTAATGTCAATCTCTACCGAAATATTTGCGTTTTAATTAGCGGTTTACTGGGGGGGATTGGTGGAGCCTATTTATCTCTGGCCAATGCTAATACATTTGTTGAGATGATGTCGGCAGAAAAAGGTTACATGGCTTTTGCGATTATTATCCTGGGCAAATATAACCCTTTAGGAGCATTGCTTGGTTGCTTATTATTTGGCTTTGCTGATGCTTTGCAGTTACGTTTACAAGCGTCAGGTATTAATATTCCTTTTCAGTTTCTATTAATGTTACCGTACGTTTTAACTCTAGGAGTAACGGCTAGCGCAGGGAGGGCAGAAAAGCCGGCGGCCCTGGCTAGACCTTATAAAAAGAATTAA
- a CDS encoding ABC transporter ATP-binding protein — translation MEALAARGITKTFGRVVANNDVSFTVNEGEVLALLGENGAGKTTLMKIIYGMEKPDRGEISIQGRLVDIRSPRQAIDLGIGMVHQHFMLVANFTVAENLVLGMRQKTGMFISKNEINKLVKDFFQQYNFDLDPHARVGDLPVGLQQRVEILKALFRGARILILDEPTAVLTPQETRELFTIIRQLQGENKAIIFISHKLDEVLAVSQRVVVLRQGRVVGTVATRDTSEEQLAKMMIGRKLVRPQKKSASVCAKQPLLEIKDLIVKEKGHEVCQKISLAVWSGEIVGIAGVDGNGQKELVEAVTGLIKPYSGRIFLAGEDITGKSPRQIREKGLAHIPEDRQARGLIMSFNLAENMILVDHYKSPFSHHGFLKSTIISSHADKLIKQYRIKADGRQALASSLSGGNQQKVVVAREIGSDPKVLIAVKPTRGLDVGAVEYIHNCLLEERAKGKAILLVSSELEEIMSLSDRIAVMHGGRLTGLVWPGISEEELGQMMAGVKEIFIALQPKEGACLEV, via the coding sequence ATGGAAGCGCTGGCGGCAAGGGGAATAACGAAAACTTTTGGGCGCGTAGTTGCTAATAATGATGTTTCTTTTACGGTTAATGAAGGAGAGGTTTTAGCCCTCCTGGGGGAAAATGGTGCCGGCAAGACAACTTTAATGAAAATTATCTATGGTATGGAAAAACCAGACCGGGGTGAAATCAGCATCCAGGGTCGTCTAGTAGATATCAGATCACCGCGCCAGGCCATCGATTTGGGCATAGGCATGGTTCATCAGCATTTTATGTTGGTGGCTAATTTTACAGTAGCAGAAAACTTGGTTTTGGGTATGCGCCAAAAGACCGGCATGTTTATTTCTAAGAATGAAATTAATAAGCTGGTTAAGGATTTCTTTCAACAATATAATTTTGATTTAGATCCCCACGCCAGGGTCGGGGATTTGCCGGTGGGTTTACAGCAGCGCGTAGAGATTCTAAAAGCCCTTTTCCGTGGTGCCCGGATTTTAATTCTCGATGAACCTACGGCGGTTTTAACTCCCCAGGAAACCCGAGAGCTTTTTACGATTATTAGGCAATTGCAAGGAGAAAATAAAGCCATTATTTTTATTAGTCACAAGCTCGATGAAGTCCTGGCCGTTAGCCAGAGGGTAGTTGTATTACGCCAGGGTCGAGTTGTGGGAACAGTCGCAACCAGAGACACCAGTGAAGAACAATTGGCCAAGATGATGATTGGACGGAAATTGGTTCGGCCCCAAAAAAAGAGTGCAAGTGTTTGCGCAAAACAACCCCTATTAGAAATTAAGGACCTGATAGTTAAAGAGAAGGGGCATGAAGTTTGCCAAAAAATTTCTCTGGCTGTTTGGTCTGGGGAAATAGTCGGGATTGCCGGAGTAGATGGCAACGGCCAGAAGGAGTTGGTGGAGGCTGTCACAGGTTTAATAAAACCCTATAGCGGTCGAATATTCCTCGCAGGTGAAGATATAACGGGAAAAAGCCCCCGACAAATACGTGAAAAGGGTCTGGCTCATATTCCTGAAGATCGCCAGGCCAGGGGTTTAATTATGAGTTTTAATCTGGCCGAAAACATGATTCTGGTGGACCATTATAAATCCCCTTTCTCACATCATGGTTTTTTAAAATCAACAATAATTAGTTCTCATGCTGATAAACTTATAAAGCAATATCGAATTAAAGCAGATGGTCGCCAGGCTTTAGCTTCTTCGTTATCAGGTGGGAATCAGCAAAAAGTAGTGGTGGCAAGGGAGATTGGCAGTGATCCTAAGGTATTAATCGCCGTAAAGCCAACCCGCGGTTTAGATGTCGGTGCAGTAGAATATATTCATAACTGCCTTCTAGAAGAAAGAGCAAAGGGCAAGGCAATTTTATTGGTATCTTCGGAACTCGAAGAAATAATGTCTTTAAGCGATAGAATTGCTGTAATGCATGGTGGTCGGCTGACAGGGTTAGTATGGCCCGGCATCAGTGAAGAAGAACTCGGCCAAATGATGGCCGGGGTTAAAGAAATATTTATAGCTTTACAGCCGAAAGAGGGTGCTTGCCTTGAAGTCTAA
- a CDS encoding BMP family lipoprotein yields MKRFREVWLALVLCTAIIMLSVSGCGGNSSNATGDKGKTSASQVNTTFKVGLLVPNTINDGGWSTSGYEGLKQLEKDMGAEISYMEVKSPSDVVEGFTDYGNKGYNIVFGHSYDYQDAAKRVAPQFPKTIYITSGGTTVMDNVSPIYFQMEQAVYLMGVVAATWTKTGKVGAIGSVNMPAITKTLKAFAQGAKDTNPSVEVVTTYLGTQTDVGKAREAALAMINSGVDFFWVSANAAGQGVYEAVEQSKAKGIKTFGAYSRFSQKYPDTVVADALLDMGNAFELVAKQVKDGTWKPGTLNVGVKEGVVKFFWNEKMYSNIPQNVKDAYEKAKKDLMDGKIKIDIGAY; encoded by the coding sequence ATGAAGCGATTTAGGGAAGTGTGGTTAGCGCTCGTTTTATGTACAGCTATAATCATGCTGTCTGTAAGCGGATGTGGGGGGAATTCTTCCAATGCAACTGGTGATAAGGGGAAGACTTCAGCCAGCCAGGTAAATACTACATTTAAAGTAGGTTTGTTGGTACCAAATACAATTAATGACGGCGGATGGAGCACATCTGGATACGAAGGCCTTAAGCAGTTGGAAAAGGATATGGGAGCAGAGATAAGTTACATGGAAGTTAAATCGCCATCAGATGTGGTGGAAGGTTTCACCGATTATGGTAACAAAGGTTATAATATTGTTTTTGGCCATAGCTACGATTATCAGGATGCAGCTAAAAGGGTAGCCCCCCAATTCCCTAAGACTATTTACATTACAAGTGGCGGGACCACTGTAATGGATAACGTCTCACCAATTTACTTTCAAATGGAACAGGCGGTTTATCTGATGGGCGTGGTAGCCGCCACCTGGACCAAAACAGGTAAAGTTGGAGCCATTGGCAGTGTTAATATGCCAGCGATTACAAAAACTTTAAAGGCCTTTGCTCAAGGAGCTAAGGACACCAATCCCAGTGTTGAAGTGGTAACTACCTACTTGGGAACTCAAACCGATGTAGGTAAAGCGCGCGAAGCAGCCCTGGCAATGATTAACTCCGGAGTTGACTTTTTCTGGGTAAGTGCTAACGCTGCTGGCCAGGGAGTATATGAAGCGGTAGAACAAAGTAAAGCCAAAGGTATAAAAACCTTTGGGGCTTACAGCCGCTTTTCACAAAAATACCCGGATACTGTGGTAGCCGATGCCTTGCTTGATATGGGCAATGCCTTTGAACTGGTAGCCAAACAAGTCAAGGATGGTACCTGGAAGCCGGGAACTCTTAATGTAGGTGTCAAAGAAGGGGTTGTTAAGTTTTTCTGGAACGAAAAAATGTATTCCAATATCCCCCAAAATGTAAAAGATGCCTATGAAAAGGCGAAAAAGGATCTTATGGACGGTAAGATCAAAATTGATATTGGCGCTTATTAA
- a CDS encoding MurR/RpiR family transcriptional regulator, which translates to MLDVNARIQELFPKLSRGKKKIAEYILNNIEEAAFAPAATIAQKVEMSESVVVRLARDLGFSGYKDMQENIQQSIRKRLWMADQFRQWMASDAENADGYLRVVERDIQNIKDTFKNIPTDTLSMAVDMIIKARRIGIVGLRGPLGPNIIFYVFLNELLGNVTLLTPGIGLSYDILRSWNEQDLVIGSSFLMSKNFTLDILRFAKQRGCKSIAITDKLVSPLAQKADLTLPVCVDGSFTSYTAVVTLFNVLLYLIGKKLQDNALLSLEEIDKLLDEDFKTQYREDD; encoded by the coding sequence GTGTTAGATGTTAACGCTCGCATTCAGGAGTTATTCCCAAAGTTGAGCCGGGGCAAAAAGAAAATTGCTGAGTATATTCTTAATAACATTGAAGAAGCTGCTTTTGCACCAGCAGCAACCATTGCGCAGAAAGTTGAGATGAGCGAATCGGTAGTAGTGCGTTTAGCCAGAGATCTGGGCTTTTCGGGTTATAAAGATATGCAGGAAAATATTCAGCAATCTATCAGAAAGCGTTTATGGATGGCTGATCAATTCCGACAGTGGATGGCCAGTGACGCTGAAAATGCCGATGGGTACTTGCGGGTAGTAGAAAGGGATATTCAAAACATCAAAGATACCTTTAAAAATATTCCAACGGATACCTTGTCTATGGCGGTAGATATGATTATTAAAGCTAGGCGGATTGGTATTGTCGGCCTCAGGGGTCCGTTGGGTCCTAATATCATTTTCTACGTTTTTTTAAATGAGTTACTCGGCAATGTTACTTTACTAACTCCCGGAATTGGGCTTTCTTATGATATTTTAAGGTCCTGGAATGAACAAGATCTTGTTATCGGGAGCAGCTTTTTAATGAGCAAAAATTTTACGTTAGATATTTTGCGCTTTGCTAAGCAAAGAGGTTGTAAATCGATTGCTATAACCGATAAATTGGTTTCTCCTCTGGCCCAGAAAGCTGACTTGACTTTACCGGTTTGTGTTGATGGCTCTTTTACTTCATACACTGCCGTAGTGACCCTATTTAATGTCCTTTTATACTTAATAGGCAAAAAGTTACAAGATAATGCCCTGCTTTCCTTGGAGGAGATAGATAAATTACTAGATGAGGATTTTAAAACTCAATACCGCGAGGATGATTAA